One Moorella sp. E308F DNA segment encodes these proteins:
- a CDS encoding tripartite tricarboxylate transporter TctB family protein encodes MSKPRDERLVAICFLLLAAIWGYLTLQIPSATIPGTPGPRFFPWLLVTGLVILSLVMLVGNWRQPAGEKTVAAEASEAKRGIDWIGLGTLAMFFVYIWMVDLIGLRWGTLVMMPFFLFVSFRLRNILEIALITVVLAFGVDFIFRVLLKMALPTGSIF; translated from the coding sequence ATGTCAAAACCAAGAGATGAGCGCCTTGTAGCCATCTGTTTTTTGCTGCTGGCAGCTATATGGGGCTACCTTACCTTACAAATACCGTCCGCAACGATACCTGGTACCCCGGGGCCAAGGTTTTTTCCATGGCTCCTGGTAACGGGGCTGGTCATATTAAGCTTGGTTATGCTGGTAGGAAACTGGCGGCAGCCTGCTGGAGAAAAGACAGTTGCGGCCGAGGCCAGTGAAGCTAAAAGGGGTATCGATTGGATAGGCTTAGGTACCCTGGCCATGTTCTTTGTTTATATCTGGATGGTAGATCTGATCGGGCTACGCTGGGGTACCCTGGTAATGATGCCCTTTTTCCTGTTTGTAAGTTTCCGCCTGCGCAACATTCTGGAAATCGCCCTGATTACAGTTGTCCTGGCATTTGGAGTAGATTTTATCTTCCGGGTTTTGCTTAAAATGGCCCTTCCCACAGGTAGCATATTTTAA
- the ilvD gene encoding dihydroxy-acid dehydratase — MRSDAMKTGLARAPHRSLLKAMGLTDAEIERPLIGIVNAHNELIPGHIHLNTLAEAVKAGVRLAGGTPLEFPTIGVCDGLAMNHVGMKYSLASRELIADMIEVMAIAHPFDALVFIPNCDKIVPGMLMAAARLNIPSIFVSGGPMLAGRYRGRDVSLSTMFEAVGAAQAGRMTETELAELEECACPGCGSCAGMFTANTMNCMTEALGMALPGNGTIPAVSAARVRLAKQAGMRIMELLEENIRPRDIMTTTAFLNAVAVDMALGGSTNTCLHLPAIAREAGVELDLSTFDAISRRTPQICKLSPAGSQHIQDLDEAGGIPAVMHELYRHGLIDGSALTVTAKTVAENVSGREVRRREVIRPVEDPYSPEGGLAVLYGNLAPEGAVVKKGAVLPEMMQHEGPARVFNSEEDAFAAIMGQRIKPGDVVVIRYEGPRGGPGMQEMLSPTAALAGMGLDSSVALITDGRFSGASRGASIGHVSPEAAAGGLIALVEEGDIIAIDIEAGKLELKVPEEEIARRRARWQAPPPKITSGYLARYARMVGSGARGAVLE, encoded by the coding sequence ATGCGCAGTGATGCTATGAAAACAGGACTGGCCAGGGCCCCTCACCGGTCGCTTTTGAAGGCCATGGGCCTCACCGACGCTGAAATTGAACGCCCGCTTATAGGTATTGTTAACGCCCATAACGAACTTATTCCCGGTCATATTCACTTAAATACCTTAGCCGAAGCAGTTAAAGCCGGGGTTCGCCTGGCCGGCGGGACGCCCCTGGAATTTCCCACTATTGGCGTCTGCGACGGCTTAGCCATGAACCATGTGGGCATGAAGTATTCCCTGGCCAGCCGGGAACTCATTGCCGACATGATTGAAGTAATGGCCATTGCCCACCCCTTTGACGCCCTGGTATTTATCCCTAACTGCGATAAAATCGTCCCGGGGATGCTCATGGCCGCGGCCCGTTTAAATATCCCATCTATTTTCGTCAGCGGCGGCCCCATGCTGGCCGGTCGCTACCGCGGCAGGGATGTCTCTCTAAGCACCATGTTTGAGGCTGTAGGCGCCGCTCAGGCGGGTAGAATGACGGAAACCGAACTGGCCGAGCTGGAGGAGTGCGCCTGCCCGGGTTGCGGTTCGTGTGCGGGGATGTTTACAGCCAATACCATGAACTGCATGACGGAAGCCTTAGGGATGGCCCTGCCGGGCAACGGTACCATCCCGGCCGTCAGCGCGGCCCGCGTACGGCTGGCGAAGCAGGCCGGAATGCGCATTATGGAATTGCTGGAGGAAAATATTCGACCCAGGGATATCATGACAACAACTGCTTTTCTCAATGCCGTAGCTGTAGATATGGCCCTGGGTGGCTCCACCAACACCTGCCTCCACCTGCCGGCCATTGCCAGGGAAGCAGGTGTGGAACTTGATTTGAGCACCTTCGACGCCATCAGCAGGCGGACGCCTCAGATCTGTAAACTGAGCCCGGCCGGCAGCCAGCATATCCAGGACCTGGATGAGGCCGGCGGCATCCCGGCGGTTATGCACGAGCTTTACCGCCATGGCCTGATTGATGGCAGCGCCCTGACGGTAACCGCTAAAACGGTGGCGGAAAACGTTAGCGGCCGGGAGGTAAGGCGGCGGGAAGTCATCCGGCCCGTCGAGGACCCCTACAGCCCTGAAGGAGGACTGGCCGTCCTGTACGGGAATCTCGCCCCGGAAGGAGCGGTGGTTAAAAAAGGTGCCGTCCTGCCGGAAATGATGCAGCATGAAGGGCCGGCCCGGGTCTTTAACAGCGAGGAAGACGCCTTTGCGGCTATTATGGGGCAAAGGATTAAGCCCGGCGATGTTGTCGTTATTCGCTATGAAGGGCCCAGGGGCGGGCCGGGCATGCAGGAAATGCTCAGCCCCACAGCCGCCCTGGCCGGTATGGGCCTGGATAGCTCCGTGGCTTTGATTACCGACGGTCGCTTCTCCGGTGCCAGCCGGGGCGCCTCCATCGGCCATGTCTCGCCCGAGGCGGCGGCAGGAGGCCTCATTGCCCTGGTGGAAGAAGGCGATATCATTGCCATTGATATTGAGGCCGGCAAGTTAGAATTGAAAGTGCCGGAAGAAGAAATTGCCCGCCGCCGGGCCAGGTGGCAGGCGCCGCCGCCGAAGATCACCAGCGGCTACCTGGCCCGCTATGCCCGGATGGTGGGCTCCGGGGCCAGGGGCGCGGTATTGGAGTAA
- a CDS encoding FmdB family zinc ribbon protein yields the protein MPTYDFKCKECGHLFSQFVAIKDKDKVRCPECGGQVSQRFTGFLYVRKGEPGAAISGSSCSGGSCSSCSGCH from the coding sequence ATGCCGACATATGATTTTAAATGCAAAGAATGCGGGCACCTGTTCAGTCAGTTTGTAGCCATTAAGGATAAAGATAAGGTTCGCTGTCCGGAGTGCGGCGGCCAGGTAAGCCAGCGGTTTACCGGTTTTTTATATGTCCGCAAAGGTGAACCGGGCGCGGCTATTTCCGGCAGCAGTTGCAGCGGCGGCAGCTGCAGTAGCTGTAGCGGTTGTCATTAA
- a CDS encoding HD-GYP domain-containing protein → MRKLSVDSLKPGMVVARAIYSADGQVLLNKGVVLKPSYIIRLKELGVPAVYIRDELLGDLEVEDIVSEQTRLAAVRAVKELFGNYQSRGMGHVPLLVDSARIQRIVISLLEDLLDRKELMVNLTDIRALDDYTFAHSVNVCILALVTGLTLRYSREDLLHLGVGALLHDIGKTCVPLHILNKPGKLTMEEYELVCRHARCGFDILRMQKSVSLVSARVALEHHERYNGSGYPQGLKGEEIHEFARITGVVDVYDALTADRVYRRAYPPHEAYEMLAGSGNFTHDFEIVKAFLANVAAYPVGTLVQLNSGDVGVVTGTARGHSHRPRVRLLYRPSGEPYGEQLTLDLAVEMHYYVSQILPAEDLPPITCKPQVAEGDREGYRVL, encoded by the coding sequence TTGCGCAAGCTATCGGTAGATAGTTTAAAACCGGGGATGGTGGTAGCCCGGGCTATTTACAGTGCCGACGGGCAGGTATTACTCAATAAAGGTGTAGTTTTAAAGCCCAGCTACATAATTCGCTTAAAAGAACTGGGTGTGCCGGCGGTATATATTCGTGATGAACTCCTGGGGGACCTGGAAGTAGAAGATATAGTCAGCGAGCAGACCCGCCTGGCGGCCGTTAGGGCTGTGAAGGAACTCTTCGGCAATTACCAGAGCCGGGGAATGGGCCATGTGCCCCTGCTGGTAGATTCGGCCCGCATCCAGCGGATAGTCATCAGCTTGCTTGAGGACCTTTTAGACCGCAAAGAGCTTATGGTTAATCTTACCGATATCCGCGCCCTGGATGATTATACCTTTGCCCATTCGGTTAATGTCTGTATTTTAGCCCTGGTTACTGGTTTAACCCTGCGTTACAGCCGTGAGGACCTGCTGCACCTGGGCGTAGGAGCCCTGCTCCATGATATCGGTAAGACCTGCGTGCCCCTGCATATATTGAATAAACCCGGAAAACTGACCATGGAGGAATATGAACTGGTCTGTCGCCATGCCCGGTGCGGTTTTGATATTCTCCGGATGCAAAAAAGTGTCAGCCTGGTTTCGGCCCGGGTGGCCCTTGAGCACCATGAGCGCTATAACGGCAGCGGCTATCCCCAGGGGTTGAAGGGTGAGGAAATCCATGAATTTGCCAGGATTACCGGCGTGGTGGATGTTTATGATGCCCTGACAGCCGACCGGGTCTACCGCCGCGCCTATCCGCCTCATGAGGCCTACGAAATGCTGGCCGGGTCGGGTAATTTTACCCATGATTTCGAGATAGTAAAAGCCTTTTTGGCCAATGTGGCTGCTTACCCGGTGGGCACCCTGGTGCAACTCAACAGCGGTGATGTCGGTGTAGTTACGGGCACGGCCCGGGGACATTCGCATCGGCCCCGGGTACGTCTTCTTTATCGGCCTTCCGGGGAACCTTACGGCGAACAACTGACCCTTGACCTGGCGGTAGAAATGCACTATTACGTAAGCCAGATCCTGCCGGCGGAAGATTTACCACCCATAACCTGTAAGCCTCAGGTTGCTGAGGGTGACAGGGAGGGTTACCGGGTGTTATAA
- a CDS encoding tripartite tricarboxylate transporter permease — MLSNIVTGIGEATQLTALVANLVGVIVGITFGSMPGLTFSTGLILLLPVTFAFDPITGISLLVGVFIGGMTGGSVSAILLGIPGTPSAAATVIDGYTLKQKGMAGKALGMAVIASIFAGLVSLLLLILVAPLIAKVALQFGSVEIFALVLFGLSTIISVSSGSIIKGLIAGIIGLMAMEIGLDPIMGVQRFTIGYEPLQAGIDLLAAMIGLFAIPQIIKDLPRGHAETGIKIEDKGVTSQLPSWQEIKSCVGIIVRGALMGTGIGSIPGTGGPIAAFLSYETNKRMSKNPEKWGTGILEGVAAPEAANNGVTGGALIPMLTLGIPGDPGTAILLGALLIHGLQPGPLLFQKNADIVYGIFAALFIANILTLIVQWFGIRLFVKILQIPKTILLPVIMVLTIVGSFAVRNNLFDVYVMAVFGVIGYFLERYDFPTTPVILAIVLGPTLETEMRRAIIAEGTYTAFFTHPISAVFIFLTLVMLFGPIVKDKIAARRAA, encoded by the coding sequence TTGCTGTCAAACATCGTGACCGGCATCGGGGAAGCCACTCAACTGACGGCCCTGGTGGCTAACCTGGTAGGCGTCATTGTCGGCATAACTTTCGGCTCCATGCCCGGACTTACTTTCTCCACCGGCCTGATCCTGCTTTTGCCGGTAACCTTTGCATTTGATCCAATTACAGGAATTTCTTTGCTGGTAGGCGTTTTCATCGGCGGCATGACCGGGGGTTCAGTATCGGCTATCCTCCTGGGCATCCCGGGTACGCCCTCGGCAGCAGCGACGGTAATCGATGGTTATACTCTAAAACAAAAGGGAATGGCCGGTAAGGCCCTGGGGATGGCGGTAATTGCGTCTATTTTTGCCGGGTTAGTTAGTCTACTTTTATTAATCCTGGTGGCACCTTTGATTGCCAAAGTAGCGCTGCAATTTGGCTCGGTGGAAATATTCGCCCTGGTTTTGTTTGGTTTATCGACGATTATCAGCGTTTCATCAGGTTCCATCATTAAAGGTTTAATTGCCGGGATTATCGGGTTAATGGCCATGGAAATCGGCCTGGATCCGATAATGGGGGTCCAACGTTTTACCATCGGTTATGAACCTTTGCAAGCCGGGATAGATTTGCTAGCAGCCATGATCGGCTTGTTTGCTATACCCCAGATTATTAAAGATTTACCAAGGGGTCATGCGGAAACGGGTATTAAAATTGAAGACAAAGGCGTAACTAGCCAGTTGCCCAGCTGGCAGGAGATAAAAAGCTGTGTTGGTATTATAGTGCGTGGTGCCCTTATGGGAACGGGAATAGGTTCCATTCCGGGGACAGGTGGTCCTATCGCAGCCTTTCTCTCTTATGAAACAAATAAACGCATGTCTAAGAATCCGGAAAAGTGGGGAACGGGTATCCTGGAAGGGGTGGCAGCCCCGGAGGCGGCCAATAACGGCGTTACCGGAGGCGCCCTCATCCCCATGTTGACCCTGGGTATTCCCGGCGACCCGGGCACAGCAATTTTGCTAGGAGCCCTGCTTATTCACGGGTTACAACCAGGACCCCTGCTTTTCCAGAAAAATGCTGATATTGTTTATGGTATATTTGCCGCCTTGTTCATTGCCAATATCCTAACCTTAATTGTTCAATGGTTTGGCATTCGCCTTTTTGTAAAGATCTTGCAGATCCCCAAAACAATTTTGCTGCCAGTTATAATGGTATTAACCATAGTTGGCTCCTTTGCGGTGCGTAATAACCTTTTTGATGTCTATGTAATGGCGGTGTTCGGGGTAATAGGTTACTTTTTAGAGCGCTATGACTTTCCTACGACGCCGGTTATCCTGGCCATCGTCCTGGGGCCAACTCTAGAGACAGAAATGCGGCGGGCAATAATTGCAGAAGGGACTTATACTGCTTTCTTTACCCACCCAATTAGTGCTGTATTTATTTTCTTAACCCTGGTAATGCTATTTGGTCCTATTGTTAAAGATAAAATTGCTGCCAGGCGAGCGGCTTGA
- the fbp gene encoding fructose-1,6-bisphosphate aldolase/phosphatase, producing the protein MGEKITLSVIKADIGGYVGHSSVHPRLLETAERYLAASKLLIDYRVTHVGDDINLIMTHKYGVDCPEIHHLAWNVFLQCTEVARELKLYGAGQDLLSDAFSGNVKGMGPGVAEMEFEERKSEPVIVFAADKTEPGAWNFPLYKMFADPFNTIGLVIDPKMHQGFRFEVYDLIKNERVEFSLPEELYDLLVFIGAPGRYCIKAVYSKTTGEIAAVSSTQRLNLMAGRYVGKDDPVCIVRCQSGLPAVGEALEPFANPHLVAGWMRGSHIGPLMPVGLNQAAPTRFDGPPRVVAMGFQLAGGRLVGPQDLFADVAFDKARQTANEIANYLRSLGPFEPHRLPLEDMEYTTMPEVMAKLKSRFVKVDRDADRKRIAAELGAK; encoded by the coding sequence TTGGGCGAGAAGATTACTTTAAGTGTCATTAAAGCTGATATTGGCGGCTATGTAGGCCATTCCAGCGTCCACCCGCGCCTTTTGGAGACAGCGGAACGTTACCTTGCCGCCAGCAAGCTGTTGATAGATTACCGGGTAACCCATGTAGGGGATGATATTAACCTCATTATGACTCATAAATATGGCGTTGACTGCCCGGAAATTCACCACCTGGCCTGGAATGTTTTTCTGCAATGTACCGAGGTGGCCCGGGAGCTGAAACTTTACGGTGCCGGGCAGGACCTCCTTTCCGACGCTTTCTCCGGCAACGTCAAGGGTATGGGCCCCGGGGTTGCCGAAATGGAATTTGAGGAACGTAAGAGTGAGCCGGTGATTGTCTTTGCTGCCGACAAGACAGAACCCGGCGCCTGGAACTTCCCCCTCTACAAGATGTTTGCCGATCCCTTCAATACCATCGGCCTGGTTATCGACCCCAAGATGCACCAGGGCTTCCGTTTTGAGGTTTACGACCTGATTAAAAATGAACGGGTGGAGTTTTCTTTACCCGAAGAACTCTACGATCTCCTGGTCTTCATTGGCGCGCCGGGGCGCTATTGCATCAAGGCCGTTTATTCTAAAACCACAGGCGAAATCGCCGCCGTGTCCAGTACCCAGCGCCTGAACCTCATGGCCGGGCGTTATGTGGGCAAAGACGACCCGGTGTGCATTGTCCGCTGCCAGAGCGGCCTGCCGGCCGTGGGAGAGGCCCTGGAACCTTTTGCTAATCCTCACCTGGTAGCCGGCTGGATGCGCGGTTCCCATATCGGGCCTCTGATGCCTGTGGGCCTTAATCAGGCAGCGCCGACACGCTTTGACGGTCCGCCGCGGGTGGTAGCCATGGGCTTCCAGCTGGCCGGCGGACGCCTGGTGGGTCCCCAGGATCTCTTCGCCGATGTAGCCTTTGATAAGGCACGCCAGACGGCCAACGAAATTGCCAATTACCTGCGCTCCCTGGGGCCCTTCGAGCCTCACCGCCTGCCCCTGGAGGATATGGAATACACCACCATGCCCGAAGTTATGGCAAAACTTAAGAGCCGCTTTGTTAAAGTGGACAGGGACGCGGACAGGAAAAGGATTGCTGCTGAACTGGGTGCGAAGTAG
- a CDS encoding L-lactate permease: MSTYVLAFLAFLPILVAMFLLVGLGWGARQAMPFGYVTVFIIAITVWKMKLIDVLAATIQGLWIAATLLWIIFGALLLLATLKHSGAIATIRSGFMKISPDRRIQAIIVGFLFGSFIEGSSGFGTPAAIVGPLLLAFGFPAFAAVMVGMITQSVPVTFGAVGTPVLLGVNAGLTGAAVVEAHAKSLGLTWPQYIASIGARAGTLHAIIGFVMPLIICMMLTRFFGKNKSWKEGLEVWPFALFAGLVFVIPYVLLANFVGPEFPSMISGLLAVAITSFAASRGFLQPKKIWDFPPEKEWEPGWMGTVSGDPGELRANMPLLKAWVPYVLVGIFLLLTRMNPAIKGILTKITIDHKNILGTSISHSWQWVYSPGAIIGLVAVITWIIFQMKGDEIKGAVKESASQLLGASAALVFTVPMVRVFIMSNLNAAGYDSMPIVMARAVADLAGGAWPAFAAVIGAIGAMIAGSNTISNMTFSLFQWSVADFIGVSQRLVVAIQAVGGAAGNMICVHNAVAAAAVVGMIGKEGLILRRTFLPTIYYLVAVGVYGMLAIYVLGLQ; encoded by the coding sequence ATGAGCACATATGTTCTAGCTTTTTTAGCCTTTTTACCCATATTAGTCGCAATGTTCCTATTGGTAGGACTTGGATGGGGCGCTCGCCAGGCCATGCCTTTTGGTTATGTTACTGTCTTTATCATTGCCATAACTGTTTGGAAAATGAAATTAATTGACGTTTTGGCCGCAACAATCCAGGGGTTATGGATTGCAGCGACCCTGCTATGGATTATTTTTGGCGCTCTCCTGCTGCTTGCCACCCTGAAACACAGTGGCGCTATCGCCACCATACGGTCTGGCTTCATGAAAATCAGCCCGGACCGTCGTATCCAGGCCATTATTGTTGGTTTCTTATTTGGCAGCTTTATTGAAGGTTCTTCTGGGTTCGGTACCCCGGCAGCTATCGTCGGCCCTCTTCTCCTGGCCTTTGGCTTCCCGGCCTTTGCAGCCGTGATGGTGGGTATGATTACTCAGAGTGTGCCGGTTACCTTCGGCGCCGTGGGTACGCCGGTGCTCCTTGGTGTTAATGCAGGTTTGACCGGTGCCGCGGTGGTTGAGGCTCACGCTAAATCTTTGGGGTTGACCTGGCCCCAGTATATTGCCAGCATCGGGGCACGAGCCGGCACCCTCCATGCTATAATCGGTTTTGTTATGCCTCTTATAATCTGTATGATGCTGACGAGGTTCTTCGGCAAGAACAAGTCCTGGAAAGAAGGTCTTGAGGTTTGGCCCTTTGCCCTTTTTGCCGGCCTTGTCTTTGTTATTCCCTATGTCCTCCTGGCCAATTTTGTTGGCCCTGAATTCCCTTCCATGATTAGCGGTCTGCTGGCTGTTGCCATTACAAGTTTTGCTGCCAGCAGGGGTTTTCTCCAGCCGAAGAAGATTTGGGATTTCCCGCCGGAAAAAGAATGGGAACCCGGCTGGATGGGAACTGTTAGCGGCGACCCCGGAGAATTAAGGGCCAATATGCCTTTACTTAAAGCGTGGGTTCCTTATGTATTGGTCGGTATCTTCCTGCTCCTTACCCGGATGAACCCTGCCATTAAAGGTATATTAACTAAGATTACCATTGATCATAAAAATATCCTGGGAACATCTATCAGCCACAGCTGGCAGTGGGTTTATTCTCCGGGAGCAATAATTGGCTTGGTTGCTGTTATTACCTGGATTATATTCCAGATGAAGGGCGATGAAATAAAAGGAGCGGTAAAGGAATCCGCCTCGCAGCTACTTGGTGCTTCTGCTGCCCTCGTTTTTACCGTTCCTATGGTTCGTGTCTTCATTATGTCTAACCTCAACGCGGCAGGATATGACAGCATGCCTATCGTCATGGCCCGCGCCGTAGCTGATTTAGCCGGAGGCGCCTGGCCGGCCTTTGCTGCCGTTATCGGAGCTATTGGCGCCATGATCGCCGGTTCCAACACCATCAGTAACATGACGTTCTCTTTGTTCCAGTGGTCGGTTGCCGATTTTATCGGGGTTTCCCAGCGCCTGGTGGTCGCTATTCAGGCGGTTGGTGGTGCCGCCGGTAACATGATTTGCGTTCACAACGCTGTTGCCGCCGCCGCTGTCGTGGGCATGATCGGTAAGGAAGGTCTCATCCTCCGTCGTACGTTCTTGCCAACAATCTACTACTTGGTAGCAGTCGGCGTATATGGTATGTTAGCTATATATGTACTGGGACTCCAGTAA
- a CDS encoding aminotransferase class I/II-fold pyridoxal phosphate-dependent enzyme has product MLDQTRTPVFTAIKQYIEEGVIPFHVPGHKQGRALAELKEYVGERILAMDLTCVPGLDNICNPRDVIRDAEALTADAYGADYAFFLVNGTTSGIQAMIMSVCQPGEKIIIPRNAHRSALGGLILSGAHPVYIEPEINEDYGISMGVTPEKVERALKEHPDARAVFVINPNYYGTVPPLKEIVEVAHRYNVPVLVDEAHGAHLPFHPALPLSAMAAGADLAAVSAHKLAGSMTQSSFLLLQGERLDAKHIKAVLNLCQTTSPSYILLASLDVARKQMALRGREFLERTLEISWWIRRELSQIEGLNIMGEEVTSLPGCTALDPTKITVNVQGLGLTGYEMEAILRREYKIQVELSDLYNVLLLVSIGDDWETAGRLVAAFQDIARKRSLKNVVRFCPPLPAIPRMAVLPRAAFYSQTRSIELEYAEGEISAEAITAYPPGIPLVCPGEVITREIIDYVNLLKKEHADLQGPEDPEMKYIRILKDTVSLMEHEKASRVGLA; this is encoded by the coding sequence ATGCTGGACCAGACCAGGACACCGGTTTTTACGGCTATCAAGCAGTATATTGAAGAAGGGGTTATTCCCTTTCACGTTCCCGGCCACAAGCAGGGCCGGGCCCTGGCGGAATTAAAAGAGTATGTCGGCGAGCGGATCCTGGCCATGGACCTTACCTGTGTACCCGGGTTGGATAATATCTGCAATCCCCGCGATGTTATCCGGGATGCCGAGGCGTTGACGGCGGATGCCTACGGGGCGGATTATGCTTTTTTCCTGGTAAACGGTACAACCTCCGGTATCCAGGCCATGATCATGTCCGTTTGCCAGCCGGGAGAGAAAATTATTATCCCCCGCAATGCCCACCGCTCAGCCCTGGGCGGCCTTATTTTGAGCGGGGCTCACCCTGTTTATATCGAACCGGAGATTAACGAGGATTACGGTATTTCCATGGGGGTTACGCCGGAGAAGGTGGAAAGGGCGTTAAAGGAACATCCCGACGCCAGGGCGGTTTTTGTCATCAACCCCAATTACTACGGGACAGTACCGCCTTTGAAGGAAATAGTAGAAGTAGCGCATAGATATAACGTACCTGTTCTCGTAGATGAAGCCCACGGCGCCCATTTGCCGTTCCACCCGGCGTTGCCTCTGTCGGCCATGGCGGCGGGGGCGGATCTGGCGGCAGTGAGTGCCCATAAATTAGCTGGTTCTATGACTCAGAGTTCTTTTCTCCTTCTCCAGGGCGAAAGATTGGACGCCAAGCATATTAAGGCCGTACTCAATCTTTGCCAGACCACCAGTCCTTCGTATATTTTACTGGCCTCCTTGGATGTAGCCCGGAAACAAATGGCCCTCCGGGGACGGGAGTTTTTGGAGCGCACCTTAGAAATAAGCTGGTGGATACGCCGGGAACTTTCCCAAATCGAAGGCCTGAACATCATGGGCGAGGAAGTAACCTCCCTGCCCGGCTGTACCGCCCTGGACCCGACCAAAATCACCGTCAATGTCCAGGGGCTGGGCCTTACCGGATATGAGATGGAAGCCATCCTGCGCCGGGAATACAAGATCCAGGTCGAGCTTTCCGATCTCTACAATGTCCTGTTGCTCGTTTCCATTGGTGATGACTGGGAAACAGCCGGCCGCTTGGTTGCTGCCTTCCAGGATATTGCCAGGAAACGCTCTCTAAAAAACGTGGTTCGTTTTTGCCCGCCCCTGCCTGCCATCCCGCGGATGGCCGTGTTGCCCCGGGCGGCCTTCTACAGCCAGACGCGCAGCATAGAGCTGGAGTACGCCGAAGGGGAAATCAGCGCCGAAGCCATTACAGCTTACCCGCCGGGTATTCCCCTGGTCTGTCCGGGGGAGGTTATTACCCGGGAAATTATAGATTATGTCAATCTGCTAAAAAAAGAACATGCCGACCTCCAGGGCCCGGAAGACCCGGAAATGAAATACATCCGCATCCTGAAAGATACGGTGAGCCTTATGGAACACGAGAAGGCCAGCCGCGTCGGGCTGGCTTGA
- the ilvE gene encoding branched-chain-amino-acid transaminase yields the protein MGLIIYLDGQYVDEEEAKLSVFDHGLLYGDGVFEGIRAYHGRVFRLKAHIDRLYESARSINLDPGLTREEMTQVVLETCRRNNLRDAYIRLVVTRGKGDLGLDPRKCPRPSVFCIAAAIELYPAELYEKGLEMVTLGTRRNAPDALDPRIKSLNYLNNIIAKMEATRAGAPEGLFLNKEGYVAEATGDNIFIVKNGQLITPPPFVGLLEGITRNAVMELAAGAGIPVYEKVFTRHDVYTADECFLTGTAAEVIPVVKVDGRAIGDGQPGPITRDLIARFRELTKTDGPEIFV from the coding sequence GTGGGGCTCATTATCTATCTTGACGGCCAGTATGTGGATGAAGAAGAGGCAAAGTTGTCTGTTTTTGATCATGGTTTGCTCTATGGCGATGGGGTTTTTGAAGGGATACGCGCCTACCACGGGCGGGTCTTCCGCCTGAAGGCGCACATCGACCGCCTTTATGAGTCCGCACGGTCCATTAACCTCGATCCGGGTCTGACCAGGGAGGAAATGACGCAAGTAGTCCTGGAGACCTGCCGGCGCAATAATTTAAGGGATGCCTATATCCGCCTGGTAGTTACCCGGGGCAAAGGGGATCTGGGACTGGATCCCCGCAAGTGTCCCCGGCCCTCAGTATTTTGTATCGCTGCGGCCATAGAACTTTACCCGGCGGAATTATATGAAAAAGGTCTCGAGATGGTTACCCTGGGTACCCGCCGCAATGCTCCCGACGCCCTGGACCCGCGGATTAAATCCCTGAACTACCTGAATAACATCATCGCCAAAATGGAAGCTACGCGGGCGGGAGCCCCGGAAGGACTGTTTCTCAATAAAGAAGGCTATGTAGCCGAAGCTACAGGCGATAATATTTTTATTGTCAAAAACGGCCAGCTGATTACCCCGCCGCCCTTTGTGGGCTTGCTGGAAGGCATTACCCGTAATGCCGTTATGGAGCTGGCCGCCGGGGCCGGGATACCTGTTTATGAAAAGGTCTTTACCCGTCATGATGTTTATACTGCCGACGAATGCTTCCTCACAGGCACGGCGGCAGAGGTCATTCCGGTTGTCAAGGTAGACGGTCGCGCCATTGGAGATGGCCAGCCGGGCCCCATCACCAGGGATCTCATTGCAAGGTTCAGGGAACTGACAAAAACAGATGGCCCGGAAATCTTTGTTTAG